The following DNA comes from Plasmodium vivax chromosome 11, whole genome shotgun sequence.
GTGCAGAATTGCACATTAGCGGGAAGTGTGTAGGGGAGAGATGACACCACAAATTTGAATGGATAAGCttaattgttataaaaaCGGATTGCGGCCGGCCTGGGAGAAACGCACAGGAAGAAACGCAAAGTTGGCGAAGTGTGAACATaccgtgtgtgtgtgtggagAGGCATATGCGGGCGCGTTCGTGAGGACGTCGCATGGTGACCCCGACACGTGGCGCGCACACGGTAAGCTTGCACAAATCAGTACAAATGGGGGATAGGGGGGCAGACCTTCCCCTACTACGTCAATGCGATCATCACCTCCGCGACGCGCTCAAATGTGAGTATGCTTATGCTTATTGcgggttaaaaaatttccccttcttttccccctcttttcaTCAATCCCGTTAGCATAGTAAAGTGTGGGCACATCGTCCGTTCCGCAGTTGAAACTTCTCTTCACGCGGTACAACACAAAGGGGCATGTTCTGCAGAGTGGGttcccaaacgggggagaccCTTTCCGATTTTCACTTGGACGCATTTGTCTTTGCTCCCCCAAGCATTCGACATAAGTGACAGTctataaaaatggaaggacaTACGCAAAACTGTTCGCAAAGGCAAACACCTCACGTATCCCTGGAGGTTCCATAACGGGTGAAGGCTATATCTACCCATAAAAGTTGTAATGGCCATAGTCTCTTCCTCCAGGTGCCCCCGTCCCATAACCGTTGTGCATATTCATGTGCGCCCCCGCTTGCTCGTGCTCGCCCCTGCGTTCGCCCCCGTTGGGAAAGTAGGCGCCGCTTTCGCTTCCCCTCTCCCGGCTTCTGTGCCTGTGCCTCTCCGGGTCCTGTTCGCGGGTGTAACTGTGATCGTGGTTGTGGCTGTAATTGTGGTCCCGGTTGTGCGTGTGATTGTAATTGTGATTGTGGGCGTGGTCCCGGTTGTGGCTGTGATCGTAATCCGGGTTGTGCTCGTCCCGGTTGTGGTCTCGATTGTGATCTCTATCTCGGTCGCGCTCTCGATCATGATCCCGGTTGTGGTCTCTATCTCGGTCGCGGTGCCTGTCCCGCTCTTTATCCCTCTCTTTATCCCTCTCTTTGTCCCTCTCCTTATCCCGCTCCTTATCCTTATCCCGATCGCGGCTGTCCCTGCGCCTGTGCTTGTGCCTGTGGCGGTCGTGCGACTCGCTGCGCCTGCTCCGGTGGTGGCGGTCCCGCTTGGAGCTGCGGTGCTCGTCCCGCCTGTGCTCGTCCCTCCGGTGGCGCCGGTGGCTCTTGAGCACGTCCTTCACGTCGTCGCTGTCGTCATCGTTCCTCTCGTTGTACAGCGCCACGTTTTTGTAAATCTCTTCCACCTTCTTCTTATCATTCCGGTACTTATCTTTGTTAATTAGAGCCGTCCAATTGATATTGTGAGTGACCTTCTTCCGTTCATCTGACCCCCTTGGGGGTCCCTTGCCACCACCCAACCGTCTAGGAATCCAATTCTTCACCGTCCTTCCTCTTTCCACATCCACAAGAATTCTTCTGTTGTCTATCTTTTTCCCATCTGCCAAATTATATGCATCATTAAAACTTTTGGTGTGCTCAAATTCTATGAAGCCATATCCTTTtggtttaaaatttttgtcataaataattttcactttttttattttcccatagacttcaaattctttttttaattttttctcatttacATCGTATGAGAGTCTTCCAATAAAAATGGTTTTCTTCGGGTCGTTTGTTAAATCTGCATTCTTAAACGGGTCATAGCTCTTTCTCATCTCCTTCAGCATCAATTCGTTGTAggttattttctcttttttttttctttcctttctttccttAGCATTTTCTAACTTtatttttggggggggctcCTTATCCTCGAATAGATTCAGGTACTCTGAAATGCCGCTGTACGCTTGTGGCTTCTTTTTCTGGATGGGCTTGTAGAAGCTTAGAAGCGGCCTGGCTTGGAACAGGATGAGGATGTGCGGTGGCATCCCGATGGCCGACATTTTCCCTACGCCGCTATGTTGCTACGTTGCTATGTTGCtatgccgctttgccgctctgccgctacaccgctaTGTGTGTCGGGGGTGCGCGCAAGTTCAGCACGCGGTGAACAAAAACGGGGTTGGTACCGCGAAATGGGGACGCCCCTGCTTAAGCAGCCTTTTTTGCGCTCCACCCTTTGTGGGCCAACTCTGCGGCATAtatttctttccctttttccttcttccaaTTTTGACACGCAGAAGGAAGGGGGCATAATCCTCATTTACGACAACTGCTACAGGGATACCATGCGTAGTACATGGGGGAAGTGAAAATATCTTTCCCTGGTGCCGCCTTATTTGTTCGCTGCGCTCCTCACCAGAACTGACTTGTTCTCGGGCATATCACGCCGGTATTTTTCAACGTCGCCCTTCTGGGGGGATGCGGCCAGTGTTCCGTTTGTTGTTTCCcctatacatatattttgcgCTCTTTTGCGCCGTTTTCGctctttctttatttttcgcttttttttctctattttgcgttttttctctttattttgcgctttttctcttcatttttcgcctttttacCTGGTTAAATTTTTCCATCTCCCTTTTTCGCCGCCACATATGCACAACGCACTCTTTCACCACTTGGCAAAGGCTTCCCGGAGCGCGAAAATTCACCGCCTTAATTCGGCCCGCCTTTTCCCCACTGCACGCGCCTTCGATACGCGTACCCCGCTTTGAGCTTTACCCCACTGGGTTTTTTTCGATGCACtacttcttttcttcctcttctgccATCTGACACCGCACGTGCGATTGGTATTCTTTTGAATTCCACCGCAATAATAGGCTGTGCACTTTGCCGCCACCCAGCGAAAGGTCGttacgtgtttttttttttttttttttttttttgaatggtGCTCTTGCGTAATAATATGTATGCAAGAATCTGCTGCGGAACcccgtgtttttttttttttttattattcccctttttattttttggtaaGGCATACGTGCTGTAGCAACtcgtatttttctttttctttttctttcctttcctttttctttacttttcttcctttttcttttttttttcttccctttccttttctttttttttcttttctttcttcccctctCCTTTCTTCTCTCAGGGCAAGAAACCCCCCCGCACCTGCACTCCGTTCGCATAACCGCAAAAGGGATAAACCGAACGCAGCCCTCCACACCCACTTTGGcctgaaaaaaaaggttaaagcgaaaaagaggaaagcaTTCCAACAAAGCAGCCGCATGGCTGTTGCGTGATCGATCCCCCAGCGAGGGAGccgcacgtacgtatgtaaaACAGATACGGGGAAATGTGCGCCCCGTATTACACGCAAACTGCACAAACCGCGCAAACCGCGAAAATTTACGAACCGCGCGAAAATTCGTTCGTGCGTCGAACCCATTTCGTATGTACCCCCAGATTTATCGCCGCCGCCCCTTCGGATGCCCGTCATTTTTACCCCTTCAGGTTTTCCCCACACTTTCGGATCAGAACGAACCGCAAACCCCTGCTCCCAATCCGCAGCAGAATAATAAGATCATACAGCGGGGTGCACACCGAGCCTCTTTACCTGCGTGCATGTATCTGCCACTGTTTGAGTAAGGGGCGAAGGGAGAGACAGACTGCCCGCGCGGTTGTACCTTTGCCCGCCACGAACGAGCGTGCATTTGACAGCCGCGAAGTAGTGTGCATTTGACAGCCGCTAAGTAGTGTGCATTTCGCAGCCGCTAAGTAGTGTGCATTTGACAGCCGCTAAGTAGTGTGCATTTCGCAGCCGCTAAGTAGTGTGCATTTGGCAGCCGCTAACTAGTGTGCATGTTTCTGCCactttttccctcccccgcCGCTCTACGGccgctcttcccccccgtgtaGGTTGCACCCCACCTAGTCCCCTCACCCGcctgcaaaatgaaaaatgacaaaataaaactagTGAGCTTCGAG
Coding sequences within:
- a CDS encoding U1 small nuclear ribonucleoprotein 70 kDa, putative (encoded by transcript PVX_115315A) encodes the protein MSAIGMPPHILILFQARPLLSFYKPIQKKKPQAYSGISEYLNLFEDKEPPPKIKLENAKERKERKKKEKITYNELMLKEMRKSYDPFKNADLTNDPKKTIFIGRLSYDVNEKKLKKEFEVYGKIKKVKIIYDKNFKPKGYGFIEFEHTKSFNDAYNLADGKKIDNRRILVDVERGRTVKNWIPRRLGGGKGPPRGSDERKKVTHNINWTALINKDKYRNDKKKVEEIYKNVALYNERNDDDSDDVKDVLKSHRRHRRDEHRRDEHRSSKRDRHHRSRRSESHDRHRHKHRRRDSRDRDKDKERDKERDKERDKERDKERDRHRDRDRDHNRDHDRERDRDRDHNRDHNRDEHNPDYDHSHNRDHAHNHNYNHTHNRDHNYSHNHDHSYTREQDPERHRHRSRERGSESGAYFPNGGERRGEHEQAGAHMNMHNGYGTGAPGGRDYGHYNFYG